The following are encoded in a window of Terriglobia bacterium genomic DNA:
- a CDS encoding efflux transporter outer membrane subunit, whose product MTGLLQPRHRAARGIFFAAALLCLIGCAAGCTAGPRYVRPTIDVPAQYKEMGPWKTAEPSDAIQKGKWWEIYQDPELNSLEEQIDVSNLTLKAAQDQFLQARAAVRISRSAQYPTVTGGLSVSPTRVSANRPLANKTSSTTYNTDLVIPVDASYEADVWGRVRRTVEASRAEAQASAADVATVSLTLHAELALDYFQLRGLDAQMELLNSTIAALEKAFELTQNRHNAGLSSALDVTQAETQLQTTRAQAQDLGVARAAFEHAIAVLIGKAPSGLSLPQAPLKVPPPAIPTGLPSDLLERRPDIASSERRVQEANARIGVARAAYYPLVTLTGTAGLESTAIGTLVQGPSILWSLGASASQIIFDAGRRHAITGQAWASYDQSVASYRQTVLNALEDVEDNLAALRVLEGEAETQAKAVDAAEHSLNLSTTLYKGGLTNYLQVITAQSTALANERTAVDLLTRRMQASVLLVKAIGGGWTVSQIPKI is encoded by the coding sequence ATGACGGGGTTACTCCAGCCCAGGCACCGCGCCGCACGAGGCATATTCTTCGCCGCGGCCCTGCTGTGCCTCATCGGCTGCGCCGCCGGCTGCACCGCCGGACCCCGCTACGTCCGTCCCACCATCGACGTTCCCGCCCAGTACAAAGAGATGGGCCCCTGGAAGACGGCCGAGCCCAGTGATGCGATTCAGAAAGGCAAGTGGTGGGAGATTTACCAGGACCCGGAACTGAATTCCCTGGAAGAGCAGATCGACGTTTCGAACCTCACGTTGAAGGCCGCCCAGGACCAGTTTCTTCAGGCGCGCGCCGCCGTTCGCATTTCCCGATCGGCCCAGTATCCGACAGTCACAGGCGGCCTGTCGGTGTCGCCCACCCGGGTATCGGCCAATCGTCCGCTGGCCAATAAGACTTCCAGCACCACGTATAACACCGATCTTGTGATTCCTGTGGATGCGTCGTACGAGGCGGATGTTTGGGGCCGGGTTCGCCGCACCGTCGAGGCAAGCCGTGCCGAGGCGCAGGCCAGCGCCGCCGATGTGGCCACCGTCAGCCTCACTCTTCACGCTGAGCTGGCGCTCGACTACTTCCAACTGCGCGGGCTGGACGCCCAGATGGAACTCTTGAACTCAACCATCGCCGCCCTTGAAAAAGCATTTGAGCTGACCCAAAACCGCCACAACGCCGGCCTCTCCTCGGCGCTCGACGTGACGCAGGCCGAAACCCAACTCCAGACGACGCGGGCGCAGGCCCAGGACCTGGGGGTTGCCCGGGCCGCGTTTGAACACGCCATCGCCGTGCTCATCGGAAAAGCCCCGTCCGGGCTGAGCCTGCCCCAGGCCCCACTGAAGGTTCCCCCTCCAGCCATTCCCACTGGGCTTCCCTCTGATCTGTTGGAACGCCGTCCCGATATTGCCTCCTCCGAGCGGCGCGTCCAGGAAGCCAATGCGCGGATCGGGGTGGCCCGAGCCGCCTACTATCCCCTCGTCACGTTGACCGGGACTGCCGGGCTCGAAAGCACCGCCATCGGCACGCTGGTCCAGGGGCCAAGCATCCTCTGGTCGCTGGGAGCGAGCGCCTCACAAATTATTTTCGATGCCGGACGCCGCCATGCGATCACCGGGCAGGCATGGGCATCCTACGACCAGTCGGTCGCCAGTTACCGGCAGACCGTGCTCAACGCGCTCGAAGACGTCGAAGACAACCTCGCCGCGCTGCGTGTGCTGGAGGGAGAAGCGGAGACGCAGGCCAAGGCGGTGGACGCGGCGGAGCATTCCCTCAATCTTTCGACCACGCTTTATAAAGGCGGGCTGACCAACTACCTTCAAGTCATCACCGCACAGAGCACGGCGCTCGCGAATGAACGGACCGCCGTCGATCTGCTCACGCGGCGC
- a CDS encoding efflux RND transporter periplasmic adaptor subunit, producing MTDPGLTELHHRTSTTRLVLITIVVLIIVAVIVIAGIVPRERAKAALRIETNDLAVPTVAVIQAKRGSPQQEIVLPGNMQPFIESPIYARTNGYLKKWTHDIGAHVKTGELLAEIETPEVDAQLEQARSDLNTAIANMKLAQVTAERYESLRNTDSVSKQDVDTAASDYVARKAMVASAESSVKRYEQLQSFEKVYAPFDGVITARHTDVGNLINSGNAGPAQELFRIASIQKLRVFVNVPQQYSRDARIGLIADLTLPQFPERRFKGILVRTANSIDLASRTLLVEVDVENPRGELLPGAYTEVHLKIPSNVPTFILPVTALIFQAQGMQVAEVDGNHRAQLKPITIGRDFGAEVEIVAGLSGAEQIINNPPDSLVSGEEVRITPAEGGRNKP from the coding sequence ATGACTGACCCTGGCTTGACCGAACTACACCATCGCACCAGCACCACGCGGCTTGTCCTGATCACTATCGTCGTCCTCATCATCGTCGCTGTAATTGTAATCGCCGGTATTGTCCCTCGCGAGCGTGCGAAGGCAGCGCTGCGCATTGAAACCAACGATCTGGCTGTTCCCACCGTGGCGGTGATCCAGGCCAAGCGCGGCTCGCCGCAGCAGGAGATTGTCCTGCCGGGTAACATGCAACCGTTTATTGAATCCCCCATCTACGCCCGGACAAACGGCTATCTCAAGAAGTGGACCCACGACATCGGCGCCCACGTAAAGACCGGCGAATTGCTCGCCGAAATCGAAACGCCCGAAGTGGACGCCCAGCTCGAGCAGGCGCGGTCTGACCTGAACACCGCCATTGCCAACATGAAGCTGGCCCAGGTGACGGCCGAGCGGTACGAGAGTTTGCGGAACACCGATTCAGTGTCCAAGCAGGATGTCGACACGGCCGCCAGCGACTACGTCGCCCGCAAAGCGATGGTGGCGTCGGCCGAGAGCAGTGTGAAGCGCTACGAGCAGCTCCAGTCGTTCGAGAAGGTGTACGCGCCGTTCGACGGGGTCATTACGGCCCGCCATACCGACGTCGGAAACCTCATCAACTCCGGCAATGCAGGCCCGGCGCAGGAGCTGTTTCGCATCGCGTCGATTCAAAAACTGCGCGTGTTCGTGAACGTCCCGCAGCAGTATTCCCGTGACGCCCGGATCGGCCTCATCGCCGATCTGACCTTGCCGCAGTTTCCCGAACGGCGCTTCAAAGGGATCCTGGTGCGCACGGCCAATTCCATCGACCTGGCTTCACGCACGCTGCTGGTTGAAGTCGACGTCGAGAACCCCCGCGGCGAGCTTCTTCCCGGCGCTTATACCGAGGTGCATTTAAAGATTCCCAGCAATGTCCCCACGTTCATTTTGCCGGTCACGGCGCTCATCTTCCAGGCGCAGGGCATGCAGGTGGCTGAAGTCGATGGCAACCATCGCGCGCAATTGAAACCCATCACGATCGGCCGTGATTTTGGGGCCGAGGTCGAAATCGTGGCCGGCCTGAGCGGGGCGGAGCAGATCATCAACAATCCCCCCGACTCGCTGGTCTCCGGGGAAGAGGTTCGGATTACCCCGGCCGAGGGCGGAAGGAACAAGCCCTGA